A window of Candidatus Korarchaeota archaeon NZ13-K contains these coding sequences:
- a CDS encoding NusA-like transcription termination signal-binding factor — MISRRKIIIPPEKLRYIRLFQDMLGVSPKDVVEDREENRLIFVVEKGDLGRAIG, encoded by the coding sequence ATGATTTCGAGGAGAAAGATAATAATACCCCCTGAGAAGCTCAGGTACATCAGGCTCTTCCAGGACATGCTTGGGGTGAGCCCGAAGGACGTTGTTGAGGATAGGGAAGAGAACAGGCTGATATTCGTGGTGGAGAAGGGGGATCTGGGGAGAGCCATAGGG
- a CDS encoding 50S ribosomal protein L30e: MEGRRCWEMSSNIETELYLAFKSGKVLLGAKKVIKRLKSGESPKLVVIASNAPESLRREIEYLSKLSGVPLLRYQGRSLELGRAFKRPFFVSAAAILEEGESRILELLGKEVR; the protein is encoded by the coding sequence GTGGAAGGGAGGAGGTGCTGGGAGATGAGTAGCAACATTGAGACCGAGCTCTACCTGGCTTTCAAGTCAGGGAAGGTCCTTCTGGGGGCCAAGAAGGTCATAAAGAGGTTGAAGTCCGGAGAGAGCCCGAAGCTTGTGGTGATAGCGAGCAACGCGCCGGAGAGCCTGAGGAGGGAGATAGAGTACCTCTCCAAGCTCTCAGGGGTCCCCCTGCTCAGGTATCAGGGCAGGTCCCTGGAGCTGGGAAGGGCCTTCAAGAGACCGTTCTTCGTGTCGGCCGCCGCGATACTGGAGGAGGGGGAGTCGAGGATCCTGGAACTCCTCGGGAAGGAGGTGCGATGA